In one window of Maribacter sp. BPC-D8 DNA:
- a CDS encoding DUF885 domain-containing protein → MKKIISTSIATSFSIAFLLLSSCKEEPKVEVDQTVALNKWFDDKYEEQLQMSPLALTAQGRKDQYDKIDDLSKAAEEKELAWYTETTNELKEKFDYDKLNDADKTSYDLWVYQYETLKEGATFENLDYVFDQMRGMHTRLPSYLINFHKVDSLSDMNAYISRVKEASRGIDQLVVRAKEQATAGNLPPKFAFTTVIAQTKSLSDGTPLLNDMNGKIDALFASKKITAEQATSLKEQSEQVLNEYFKPSYEKLLAWLETEIDNAEETPTGVSRHENGKDFYNYRLKVFTTTGMTADEIHEIGLQEVARIKGEMMAIKEEVGFDGDLNAFFKFVNTDPQFFFPNTDEGRQGYLDESTKYLDDLTKKLPDYFGILPKAKLQVKRVEAFREQDGAPQHYSAGTPDGSRKGTYYVHLSDMNAMPKTTMEGVAYHEGNPGHHMQISIAQELEAVPKFRTQAGFSVYSEGWGLYSEALAKEMGGYQNPYYDFGRLVNEIWRAIRLVVDTGIHAKGWTEADAIKYFTENSSISQGAIVAEVQRYMVMPGQATSYKIGMLKIQELRKMAETELGDKFDIKGFHDTILGGGALPLNLLERRVKTWIATQK, encoded by the coding sequence ATGAAAAAAATTATTTCTACGAGCATTGCAACAAGCTTTTCTATAGCTTTTCTGCTGCTCTCTTCTTGTAAAGAAGAACCAAAGGTTGAGGTAGACCAGACTGTAGCATTGAACAAATGGTTCGATGATAAGTACGAAGAGCAGTTACAAATGAGTCCGTTGGCGTTGACCGCTCAAGGTCGAAAAGATCAATATGATAAAATTGATGATTTAAGTAAGGCAGCTGAAGAAAAAGAGTTGGCGTGGTATACCGAAACTACCAACGAATTAAAAGAGAAATTCGATTACGATAAGCTAAATGATGCCGATAAAACGTCTTACGATTTATGGGTTTATCAATACGAGACATTAAAAGAAGGTGCCACTTTTGAGAATTTAGATTACGTTTTTGACCAAATGCGCGGTATGCATACGCGTTTACCAAGTTATTTGATCAATTTTCATAAGGTCGATAGTCTATCAGATATGAACGCTTATATCTCTAGAGTAAAAGAGGCATCTAGAGGTATTGATCAATTGGTGGTGAGAGCAAAAGAACAAGCTACGGCAGGTAATCTTCCTCCGAAATTTGCATTTACTACGGTTATCGCTCAAACAAAATCATTAAGCGATGGTACGCCATTATTAAATGATATGAATGGTAAAATCGATGCCCTTTTTGCATCAAAAAAAATAACGGCAGAACAAGCAACTTCACTTAAAGAACAATCAGAGCAGGTACTTAACGAATATTTTAAACCATCTTATGAAAAGCTTTTAGCTTGGCTAGAAACTGAAATAGATAATGCCGAAGAAACCCCAACGGGAGTAAGCCGCCATGAGAACGGAAAAGACTTTTATAACTATAGACTAAAAGTGTTCACAACAACCGGAATGACGGCAGATGAGATTCATGAAATTGGACTCCAAGAAGTAGCTAGAATTAAAGGGGAAATGATGGCGATTAAAGAAGAGGTTGGCTTTGATGGCGATTTAAATGCTTTTTTCAAATTTGTAAATACAGACCCACAATTCTTTTTTCCAAATACAGACGAAGGTAGACAGGGATATTTAGATGAGTCGACAAAGTACTTAGATGATCTAACGAAGAAGCTGCCAGACTACTTTGGTATTTTGCCAAAAGCAAAGTTACAGGTAAAAAGGGTAGAGGCATTTCGTGAGCAAGACGGTGCGCCACAGCACTATTCTGCAGGTACGCCCGACGGTTCTAGAAAAGGTACGTATTATGTGCATTTATCTGATATGAATGCGATGCCGAAAACCACGATGGAAGGTGTTGCGTATCATGAAGGTAACCCAGGGCACCACATGCAAATTTCTATAGCACAAGAATTAGAGGCGGTACCTAAGTTTAGAACTCAGGCAGGTTTTAGTGTCTACAGCGAAGGTTGGGGTTTATACTCAGAAGCATTGGCGAAAGAAATGGGCGGATACCAGAATCCGTATTACGATTTTGGTCGTTTGGTAAATGAAATCTGGAGGGCTATTCGTTTGGTAGTGGATACAGGTATACACGCCAAAGGATGGACAGAAGCCGATGCAATCAAATATTTCACAGAGAATTCTTCTATCTCTCAAGGTGCTATTGTAGCAGAGGTTCAGCGTTATATGGTAATGCCAGGGCAAGCAACTTCTTATAAAATAGGGATGCTTAAAATTCAAGAATTGCGTAAAATGGCGGAGACCGAGTTAGGCGATAAATTTGATATTAAAGGCTTTCACGATACTATTCTTGGTGGCGGTGCTTTACCTTTAAATTTATTAGAGCGTCGAGTTAAAACTTGGATAGCAACCCAGAAATAA
- a CDS encoding class I SAM-dependent methyltransferase produces MNESLWRVFFNKSPVDKKENKSIRNKQPWPTKDAMQQVYEKNLWGSGTSDFYSGEGSHKPEIVKPYIETLTAFLTAFENPISVCDLGCGDFNVGKELVSYTKNYIAVDIVPELMERNSEKFKASNLEFQCLDIAKDKLPIADCAIVRQVLQHISNDEVKQVVAKLASYEYVIVTEHLPKGDFTPNKDIISGQGTRLKKHSGINLLLAPFNFKILEESVLLSIADENGLIVTTLYRCR; encoded by the coding sequence ATGAACGAAAGTTTATGGCGCGTTTTTTTTAATAAGAGTCCGGTGGATAAAAAAGAAAATAAATCGATACGTAATAAACAACCATGGCCTACAAAAGATGCTATGCAGCAGGTCTATGAAAAGAATCTGTGGGGTAGTGGTACTTCAGATTTTTACTCGGGTGAAGGTTCTCATAAACCAGAAATTGTAAAACCTTATATCGAGACATTAACTGCTTTTTTAACAGCCTTCGAAAACCCCATTTCAGTGTGCGATTTAGGATGCGGAGATTTTAATGTAGGTAAAGAATTGGTAAGCTACACGAAGAACTATATAGCTGTAGATATTGTTCCAGAACTGATGGAGCGCAACAGCGAGAAATTCAAAGCATCGAATTTAGAATTTCAATGTTTAGATATTGCCAAAGACAAATTACCTATCGCAGATTGTGCTATAGTTCGACAAGTATTGCAACACATCTCTAATGATGAGGTAAAGCAAGTGGTAGCTAAATTAGCTAGCTACGAATATGTAATCGTTACAGAACATCTGCCTAAAGGTGATTTTACGCCCAATAAAGATATTATCTCAGGTCAAGGCACTCGTTTAAAAAAGCACAGTGGAATCAATCTTTTGCTGGCACCATTTAATTTTAAGATACTTGAAGAAAGCGTATTGTTGTCTATTGCTGATGAAAACGGTCTAATTGTAACTACGTTATATCGTTGCAGGTAA
- a CDS encoding AraC family transcriptional regulator, which yields MKIPALNIQQFLDKKPLDSLYVNSFATHIVLNQNLINRPHSHNFYLCVLFTKGTGTHEIDFNSYTIEPGMVFFLKPGQTHFWKFETQPEGFIFFHSQEFYELKYLDHTLSSFPFYYSNQNPPFLQVSEEKLVDISIHFTELYKEYRENNILREAKITNLINCIYIELTRVYTADVTIEKLGSASYSQILEQLETLINTHFYSQKLPKFYASQLNITTKHLNRVVQKTINKTTSQLISERILLEAKRLIVHSSDNLAGIANTLEFSDYAYFSKFFKSKIGVTPMEFRKMYFH from the coding sequence ATGAAAATACCCGCTTTAAATATTCAACAATTCTTAGATAAAAAGCCTTTAGACAGCTTGTATGTCAACTCTTTTGCCACTCATATTGTGCTTAACCAAAATTTGATCAATAGACCACACAGCCATAATTTCTATTTGTGCGTTCTATTTACCAAAGGCACCGGCACTCATGAAATAGATTTCAACAGCTATACCATTGAACCTGGTATGGTATTTTTCTTAAAACCGGGTCAAACACATTTCTGGAAGTTCGAAACACAGCCAGAAGGGTTTATTTTCTTTCATTCACAAGAGTTTTATGAACTAAAGTATTTAGACCATACCTTAAGTTCTTTTCCATTTTATTATTCAAATCAGAATCCGCCATTTCTACAAGTATCCGAAGAAAAACTAGTTGATATCTCAATTCACTTTACCGAACTTTATAAAGAATACCGAGAAAACAATATTCTTCGAGAAGCTAAAATCACCAATCTTATCAATTGCATTTATATTGAACTGACCCGTGTGTATACAGCAGATGTTACTATAGAAAAATTAGGATCTGCTAGTTATTCTCAGATACTAGAGCAACTAGAAACACTAATCAACACTCATTTTTACAGTCAAAAGCTACCTAAATTTTATGCGTCGCAACTAAATATCACTACAAAACACTTAAACCGAGTGGTGCAAAAAACCATTAACAAAACCACTAGCCAATTAATTTCTGAACGCATATTACTTGAAGCGAAAAGATTAATTGTACATTCTAGCGACAATTTAGCTGGTATTGCAAATACACTTGAGTTTTCTGATTATGCTTATTTTTCAAAATTCTTTAAATCTAAAATAGGAGTGACCCCAATGGAATTTAGAAAAATGTATTTTCACTGA
- a CDS encoding ester cyclase, which translates to MNLEKNKKNAIAFYQTAYLGQPKLAIEKYVGNEYIQHNPAVANGTQGFIDYFERMQVEYPEKSIEFVRSIAEGDLVALHTHQTWPGNDQYITMDFFRFDDNGKICEHWDSIQQIPEKSENPNTMF; encoded by the coding sequence ATGAACCTAGAGAAAAACAAAAAAAATGCCATCGCTTTTTACCAAACAGCCTATTTGGGGCAACCAAAACTGGCTATAGAGAAATATGTAGGCAACGAATATATTCAGCACAACCCAGCAGTAGCGAACGGTACACAGGGTTTCATCGATTACTTTGAACGCATGCAAGTCGAATACCCAGAGAAATCTATTGAATTTGTTCGCAGTATTGCAGAGGGTGATCTTGTTGCCTTACACACGCACCAAACATGGCCTGGTAATGACCAATATATTACTATGGATTTTTTTAGATTTGACGACAATGGTAAAATTTGCGAACACTGGGATTCTATTCAGCAAATACCCGAAAAGTCTGAGAACCCTAATACCATGTTTTAA
- a CDS encoding DUF983 domain-containing protein — MSKVVDVLKCKCPNCRKGDVFSEGGNIFLFKMPKMNSRCPECDFKFEKETGFFFGAMFVSYALSVAQMIISLVLFWYFVDLSPVRVYIIIASIAILMSTLNFRLSRSIWIYIFYKN; from the coding sequence ATGAGCAAAGTTGTAGATGTATTGAAGTGTAAATGTCCTAATTGCAGAAAAGGAGACGTTTTTAGCGAGGGCGGAAATATATTTTTGTTTAAAATGCCTAAGATGAATTCAAGGTGTCCCGAATGCGATTTCAAGTTCGAAAAAGAGACAGGTTTCTTTTTTGGTGCTATGTTCGTGAGTTATGCATTATCGGTGGCGCAAATGATTATAAGCTTAGTGCTCTTCTGGTACTTTGTTGATTTGTCACCTGTTAGAGTGTATATTATAATAGCATCTATAGCAATTTTGATGAGTACCTTAAACTTTAGGCTGTCTCGATCAATATGGATTTATATTTTTTATAAGAATTAA